The Verrucomicrobiota bacterium genome includes the window CCCGCCGCAGCCGGATGCGCGTCGGCCGCGCCCGGTTCTTCTCGACAAAGTAGTGATAGTGCAGCCGGTGCGGGAACCACGTCTCGAGCGCCTTGCGGAACGTCGTCCCGCCGCTCTTGGGCAAGTGGATCGAGATGAGCGGATGCCGCGAATCGTACGTCCTCATATGCGTTTGATCACTCGTCCTCTCTTTTTGGCTGACGGCCCCGGAATGTGGTAACAAGACCACGAATTGTCAAGAGACAACCGCCGCGCGCGGCAGGGAGGCCCCCTCGATGCGCTCAGGACCACGGAAGCCCGGCTCCCGACGACACCTCGTTGTCGGCATCACCATCATTGTCGTCGCGCTCCTCGCCGCCGGCGCCGTCTGGCTCCGCGAATACCTTGCCTACAACGAGGACATCTCGACCTGCTACTCGGACAACATGCGGATACTGAGAGATGGCCTGGAAGACTACTGCGCCAAACACGACGGCCGGATGCCCGCGACGTTCGACGAGGTGCGCGCGTACATGAAAGAGAAGAAGGGCGGTTCCTACGATGTCTGCGTGCGTGCCGATGCCCCGTTTGTCTGGATGCCCGAAGGCGTCACAACCGGCGACGGCCGCCCCGTTGTGCTCATGTGCCCGCCCGACAGCCACGGCTGGCTGCGCAAGTACGCCTTCGGCCTTGTGCGCGACGGGGACACGTTCGACTTCGTCCGCGTGCGCGGCAGCCGCGCGAGGCCGTTTCCGGGCCGGAACCGAGCGGCGGGAAGCTTCTTAGACGATCTCGACAAGCTCGAGGGCGAACGTCAGGTCCAGACCGGCAAGCGGGTGGTTGCCGTCGAGTGTCACGTTCGAGCCGCTCGCCTCGACTACGGTTACGATCAGCGCTTCGCCCTCGCCCTGCTCGACACGCAGGCGCTGGCCGACCTGCGGATCGAGCTCGTCGGGCAGTTGTCCACGCTCAACCGTAACGACCATCTCCTCGTAGCGTGGCCCGTACGCCTCGGCCGCGGGAATCGTCGCCGTCTTCGACTCGCCCGGGCTCATGCCGAGCACGGCCTGCTCGAAGCCCTCAATGACCTGGCCCGAACCAAGCGTGAACTCCAGCGGCTCGCCGTCGCGCGACGAGTCGAACACCGTCCCGTCAATCAGCATGCCCGTGTAGTGGATCTTCACCGTGTCGCCGTGTGCAGCTCCTCTGGAACTGCCGGATGCCTGTGCCATGTCTCCCTCCGTCTCGTCGGATGTCGGTCTGATCTGTGCCCGTGCCGGCG containing:
- a CDS encoding peptidylprolyl isomerase, with protein sequence MAQASGSSRGAAHGDTVKIHYTGMLIDGTVFDSSRDGEPLEFTLGSGQVIEGFEQAVLGMSPGESKTATIPAAEAYGPRYEEMVVTVERGQLPDELDPQVGQRLRVEQGEGEALIVTVVEASGSNVTLDGNHPLAGLDLTFALELVEIV